A genomic stretch from Candidatus Brocadiia bacterium includes:
- a CDS encoding PilZ domain-containing protein has translation MSDSDKRRSFRFPIKGGSVQYKEAGGLFAFLKGSSERYPIINLSSTGLRFLTTDTLLIGDKMTFVIGIPTLGGEPLSADGRVTWVQRSNRYKANVIGVQFTAMTKDSIARLKNLVAFMGRKIRVRSRIKVQFSEEMRKQPTLWEIARDFDVKVNLLKGSMTDVATWLEMEIEGEKEEVRRVIKHLQEHGAKIAPLK, from the coding sequence ATGAGTGACAGTGATAAAAGAAGGTCTTTCAGATTCCCAATAAAAGGCGGAAGCGTCCAATATAAGGAAGCAGGCGGATTATTCGCATTCCTTAAAGGGTCATCGGAAAGATATCCAATTATTAATCTCAGCTCCACCGGGTTAAGATTTTTAACTACAGACACCCTGTTAATCGGCGACAAGATGACTTTTGTTATCGGTATCCCAACCCTAGGCGGAGAACCGCTTTCCGCCGACGGACGGGTAACCTGGGTACAACGTTCCAACCGCTATAAAGCCAATGTTATCGGCGTGCAATTCACGGCCATGACCAAGGATTCAATTGCCCGGTTAAAAAACCTGGTTGCTTTTATGGGCAGAAAAATCAGGGTCCGGTCACGGATTAAAGTTCAGTTCAGCGAAGAAATGCGCAAACAACCGACGCTTTGGGAAATCGCCAGGGACTTTGACGTTAAGGTCAACCTGCTTAAAGGTTCGATGACTGACGTAGCTACCTGGCTAGAAATGGAAATCGAAGGCGAGAAGGAAGAGGTTCGGCGGGTTATCAAGCACCTGCAGGAACACGGCGCTAAAATAGCCCCTCTCAAATAG
- the accD gene encoding acetyl-CoA carboxylase, carboxyltransferase subunit beta yields the protein MATWEGLKKFVFHRRREMPDGLWMQCDSCNNLVHKKAVVEKIQVCPECNYHFYISPRQRIDLIIDKGSFQEYWTDLDSVDPLNFKAAKTYKDKLAEAQKLTGMKDAIITGKGTINGLPAVLTMTDSRFLMGSMGSVLGEKVTRSIELATSERLPVIIISGSGGGARMEEGCISLMQMAKTSAALARHHEAGLLHISILTNPTMGGVMASFAGLGDIIMAEPRALIGFTGPRIIAQTIKQELPSGFQTSEFMLAHGMIDRIIERKNMKSDLTEILQYLSTVKN from the coding sequence ATGGCTACCTGGGAAGGCTTAAAAAAGTTCGTCTTCCACCGCCGGCGCGAGATGCCGGACGGATTATGGATGCAATGTGACAGTTGTAATAACCTAGTCCACAAAAAAGCGGTGGTCGAAAAAATACAGGTCTGTCCGGAATGCAACTACCATTTCTATATTTCGCCACGTCAAAGGATTGACCTGATTATCGATAAAGGCAGCTTCCAGGAATACTGGACTGACCTGGATTCGGTCGACCCGCTTAATTTCAAAGCGGCTAAAACCTATAAAGATAAATTAGCGGAGGCTCAGAAGCTGACCGGAATGAAAGATGCCATTATCACCGGTAAGGGAACTATAAACGGATTGCCGGCGGTGCTGACGATGACCGACTCGCGTTTCCTAATGGGCAGTATGGGTTCGGTCCTGGGAGAAAAGGTGACCCGCTCGATAGAACTTGCCACCAGTGAAAGACTTCCGGTCATCATCATTTCCGGTTCAGGCGGCGGAGCCCGGATGGAGGAAGGCTGCATTTCCCTGATGCAAATGGCCAAAACATCGGCCGCGCTGGCCCGGCACCACGAAGCCGGGTTGCTCCATATATCCATACTGACCAATCCGACAATGGGCGGCGTAATGGCCAGCTTTGCCGGCCTGGGTGACATCATCATGGCCGAACCCAGGGCTCTGATTGGGTTCACCGGACCGAGAATCATCGCGCAAACAATCAAACAGGAACTTCCGTCCGGATTCCAAACCTCGGAATTTATGCTGGCGCACGGGATGATAGACCGGATTATCGAACGTAAAAACATGAAGTCTGATTTAACCGAGATACTGCAATATTTATCAACTGTAAAGAATTGA
- a CDS encoding 2-oxoacid:acceptor oxidoreductase family protein codes for MLTEIRWHARGGQGTLLAARTLARVAIKEGKYAQGMPEFGAERMGAPVRAYNRISDQKLFMYFAISNPDVVIVLDPTLLSFVNVTEGLPKSGIVLVNTALSPEEIKKKLNLKDGKTATIDATGISIATLRRPMPNTPMLGALLKLLEIRADGLKDKAAVKNTIKMDSLLADVQETFAGKFSPKVVEANITSIKRGYQELKVQI; via the coding sequence ATGCTAACAGAAATACGCTGGCATGCACGGGGAGGACAGGGAACACTGTTAGCCGCCCGAACACTGGCCAGGGTGGCAATCAAGGAAGGTAAGTACGCTCAGGGTATGCCGGAATTCGGCGCCGAAAGGATGGGCGCTCCGGTCAGGGCCTATAACCGCATCTCGGACCAGAAACTGTTCATGTATTTCGCCATTTCCAATCCGGATGTGGTGATTGTCCTGGACCCGACGTTGCTTAGCTTTGTCAACGTCACCGAAGGTCTGCCGAAAAGCGGCATCGTCCTGGTCAATACGGCGCTCAGCCCCGAGGAAATAAAGAAGAAACTGAATCTTAAAGACGGCAAAACAGCCACGATTGACGCCACCGGCATATCAATCGCCACGCTGCGCCGGCCGATGCCCAACACTCCGATGCTCGGCGCCCTGCTCAAATTACTGGAAATCAGGGCGGACGGACTCAAGGATAAGGCGGCCGTTAAAAATACCATCAAGATGGACTCGCTTTTAGCCGACGTTCAGGAAACATTCGCCGGCAAGTTTTCACCCAAAGTAGTTGAAGCCAACATCACCTCGATCAAAAGAGGTTACCAAGAACTAAAAGTACAAATATAA
- a CDS encoding 4Fe-4S binding protein: MKLMKSKELPLGSVIVTPGNSVEYKTGSWRNARPIHDKDKCANCLICWVYCPEGCIRVKEGHIDTIDLDYCKGCGICAQECPLKEKAIKMVEEEK; this comes from the coding sequence ATGAAGCTGATGAAATCAAAAGAACTGCCCCTCGGAAGCGTGATTGTCACCCCGGGTAACTCGGTGGAATACAAAACCGGTTCCTGGCGCAATGCCCGTCCGATACACGACAAGGACAAATGCGCTAACTGCCTGATTTGCTGGGTTTATTGCCCGGAAGGCTGCATCAGAGTCAAGGAAGGGCATATCGACACCATAGACCTGGATTACTGCAAAGGCTGCGGTATCTGCGCCCAGGAATGCCCGCTCAAGGAAAAGGCCATTAAGATGGTCGAAGAGGAGAAATAA
- a CDS encoding SemiSWEET transporter, translating to MNMLLHGIIAGILTTSAFLPQVIKSWSSHKTEDLSSGMLILLVSGASLWLIYGIRLKDKPIIIANGATLMLVISLVILKIKYG from the coding sequence ATGAACATGCTGCTACACGGAATAATCGCCGGCATCCTGACGACCAGCGCTTTCCTGCCGCAGGTTATAAAAAGCTGGTCTTCGCACAAAACCGAAGACCTGTCTTCCGGAATGCTTATTCTCCTGGTCAGCGGCGCCTCATTATGGCTGATTTACGGCATCAGGCTTAAAGACAAACCGATTATTATCGCCAACGGAGCAACCCTGATGCTGGTAATTTCACTGGTAATATTAAAAATAAAATACGGTTAA
- the porA gene encoding pyruvate ferredoxin oxidoreductase produces MRIAALTGNNAIAEAMRQMNPDVVAAYPITPQTELAEEFAEFVANGKVDTEYIAVESEHSAMSACIGASAAGARVMTATSSAGFALMWEMLPIAAGLRTPIIMTVVNRAFSAPLNIHCSHDDTMGGRDTGWIQIYSENAQEAYDNLIQAMRIGEDMSVRLPVMVCMDGFIISHAVERVELLEDDPVRKFVGPYKKTNPLIDVSKPVTYGAIALPDYYTEHKRLQSEAMLNSKDKILEVAKEFKKMSGRAYGLFETYPENLKDTDIAIVVLNSAAGVTRMVVDELRAKGVKAGMLKPRIYRPFPSLEIKEALKNTKAIAVLDRTDSFGAGGSPTYTEVSSALYGLAKPPLMINYIYGLGGRDIVPTDVHKVFKRLADIAKTKKITGRINDYLTVRE; encoded by the coding sequence ATGAGAATCGCAGCTTTGACGGGGAATAATGCGATAGCTGAGGCGATGCGCCAGATGAACCCTGACGTAGTGGCCGCATACCCGATTACGCCTCAGACCGAACTGGCCGAAGAATTCGCCGAGTTCGTGGCCAACGGGAAAGTTGATACCGAGTACATCGCGGTGGAAAGCGAACACAGCGCCATGAGCGCCTGCATCGGCGCGTCGGCGGCCGGAGCACGGGTGATGACCGCGACTTCTTCAGCCGGGTTCGCGCTGATGTGGGAAATGCTGCCCATCGCGGCCGGGCTCAGAACACCGATCATCATGACCGTGGTCAACCGGGCTTTTTCGGCCCCGCTCAACATCCACTGCTCACATGACGACACCATGGGCGGCCGTGATACGGGTTGGATACAAATCTACTCCGAAAACGCTCAGGAAGCCTATGATAACCTTATCCAGGCCATGCGCATAGGAGAAGATATGTCGGTCCGCCTGCCGGTAATGGTCTGCATGGACGGATTCATTATCAGCCACGCGGTCGAGCGCGTAGAACTGCTGGAAGACGACCCGGTGCGTAAGTTCGTCGGTCCGTACAAAAAAACCAATCCGCTTATCGATGTTTCCAAGCCGGTTACTTACGGCGCCATCGCCCTGCCGGATTATTATACCGAACATAAGCGGCTCCAGTCCGAAGCCATGCTCAACTCCAAGGATAAAATACTGGAAGTGGCCAAGGAATTCAAAAAGATGTCGGGCCGGGCTTACGGACTATTCGAAACTTATCCGGAAAACCTCAAGGACACCGATATCGCCATCGTGGTCCTGAACTCGGCGGCTGGCGTAACCAGGATGGTAGTCGACGAACTGCGGGCCAAAGGCGTCAAGGCCGGAATGCTCAAACCCAGGATTTACCGTCCGTTCCCCAGCCTTGAAATAAAAGAAGCGCTCAAGAATACCAAGGCGATTGCCGTGCTGGACCGGACCGATTCCTTCGGCGCCGGCGGCAGTCCGACATATACAGAAGTATCATCGGCGCTTTACGGACTGGCCAAACCACCCCTGATGATTAATTACATCTACGGGCTAGGCGGCCGCGACATCGTCCCCACCGACGTTCACAAAGTCTTCAAGCGCCTGGCTGACATAGCCAAAACCAAAAAAATTACCGGCAGGATCAATGATTACCTGACGGTTAGAGAGTAA
- a CDS encoding NAD(P)H-dependent oxidoreductase subunit E yields the protein MVTVMKDNEVEKIIDKYNGDKGALIQILLDIQQKKRWLSKETLSLVSKKLGVPLTRVYHAATFYKAFSLEPRGRHMVTVCLGTACHVRGASTLLDRVSQEMGINVNGTTKDQKFSLATVNCIGCCALGPVMVVDENYYSNPSGAELSKIINSFD from the coding sequence ATGGTAACGGTAATGAAAGATAACGAAGTGGAAAAAATCATAGACAAATACAACGGCGATAAGGGCGCCCTTATCCAGATACTGCTGGATATCCAGCAGAAAAAAAGGTGGCTGTCCAAGGAGACCCTATCCCTGGTGAGCAAGAAGCTGGGCGTGCCCCTGACCCGGGTCTATCACGCGGCAACATTCTACAAGGCATTCAGCCTTGAACCGCGCGGACGGCATATGGTTACAGTCTGCCTGGGCACTGCCTGCCACGTTCGCGGCGCCTCAACCCTGCTGGACCGGGTATCCCAGGAAATGGGCATCAACGTCAACGGCACCACCAAAGACCAGAAATTCTCGCTGGCTACGGTCAACTGCATCGGCTGCTGCGCTCTGGGGCCGGTCATGGTCGTGGATGAAAATTATTACAGCAACCCTTCCGGCGCTGAATTATCAAAGATTATTAACAGTTTCGATTAA
- a CDS encoding NADH-quinone oxidoreductase subunit NuoF — protein sequence MAKLKSIADLESIKKKAADKFSGKKVVAVCAGTGCLAYGGHKVSDAFAQEFKKQKLDSKFILRPCGCPGICELGPVVVVYPEETCYLKVKLEDVPEIISETLLKGKVIDRLVFKDESGKLIAKESEIPFYKHQNRLILSTNTRIDPTSIEDYINIGGYFALGKVLSGMAPDQVLDIIKKSYLRGRGGGGFPTGQKWETTKNAPEKTKYVVVNADEGDPGAFMNRSVLEGNPHSVLEGLIIAGYTIGANEGFLYVRQEYPLALQNTLKAIADAEEYGLLGDNILGSKFSFKVKVHRGAGAFVSGESSALMTAIEGRVGEPRLKYIKTAISGLWEKPTNLNNVETYANVPLIINNGVDWFTKIGIKNNYGTKIFSLVGKVKNTGLVEVPLGTPLRKIIYEIGGGIRDGKKFKAVQTGGPSGGCLPESMLDLPVDFDELTKAGSMMGSGGMIVMDEDSCMVDVAKYFLQFLSEESCGKCIPCREGIAQMLDILKRITEGKGKPGDIQLLLDISDMLEAALCALGTTAANPVLTTLKYFRSEYEEHINNKHCPAHVCKALTTYYVNPQKCAGCMICLKQCPVKAIKGDRKMVHVIDQKTCTKCGTCFEVCPAKFRAVEKISPVSKLPTTPTEPIPVTKG from the coding sequence ATGGCTAAGCTGAAATCTATCGCTGACCTGGAATCAATCAAGAAGAAAGCCGCGGATAAATTCTCCGGCAAGAAAGTAGTCGCGGTCTGCGCCGGAACGGGATGCCTGGCCTACGGCGGGCACAAGGTATCGGACGCTTTCGCCCAGGAATTCAAGAAGCAGAAACTTGATAGCAAGTTCATCCTTCGGCCCTGCGGATGCCCGGGCATCTGCGAGCTCGGCCCGGTCGTGGTTGTCTATCCGGAAGAAACCTGCTACCTTAAAGTCAAGCTGGAAGACGTCCCGGAAATCATATCCGAAACCCTTCTCAAAGGCAAGGTCATTGACCGGCTGGTCTTCAAGGATGAATCGGGCAAGCTTATTGCCAAGGAATCGGAAATACCGTTCTACAAGCACCAGAATCGGCTGATACTTTCGACTAACACGCGGATTGACCCGACCAGCATCGAAGATTACATCAATATCGGCGGCTATTTCGCCTTGGGCAAGGTGCTTTCGGGCATGGCCCCGGACCAGGTGCTGGATATCATCAAGAAATCATACCTCAGGGGCCGGGGCGGCGGCGGCTTTCCGACCGGGCAAAAATGGGAAACTACCAAGAACGCTCCGGAAAAGACCAAGTACGTGGTTGTTAACGCCGACGAAGGCGACCCAGGCGCTTTTATGAACCGGAGCGTCCTCGAAGGCAACCCCCACTCGGTTCTGGAAGGACTGATTATCGCCGGTTACACCATCGGCGCCAATGAAGGGTTCCTCTACGTCCGGCAGGAATACCCGCTGGCCCTGCAAAACACCCTTAAAGCTATCGCCGACGCCGAGGAATACGGCTTGCTGGGCGATAATATCCTGGGTTCGAAATTCAGCTTCAAGGTCAAGGTCCACCGCGGCGCCGGCGCGTTCGTTTCCGGCGAATCCAGCGCCCTGATGACCGCCATCGAGGGACGGGTCGGCGAGCCCAGGCTCAAATACATCAAGACCGCCATCAGCGGACTCTGGGAAAAACCGACTAATCTTAATAACGTGGAAACATACGCCAATGTCCCGCTCATCATCAACAATGGCGTGGACTGGTTCACTAAAATCGGCATCAAGAACAATTACGGCACCAAGATATTCTCATTGGTCGGCAAGGTCAAGAACACCGGCCTGGTCGAAGTCCCGCTGGGTACTCCCCTACGTAAAATCATCTATGAAATCGGCGGCGGCATCAGGGACGGCAAGAAGTTCAAAGCCGTTCAGACTGGCGGACCGTCCGGCGGCTGCCTGCCTGAAAGCATGCTCGACCTGCCGGTCGACTTCGACGAACTGACCAAGGCCGGCTCGATGATGGGCTCGGGCGGCATGATCGTCATGGACGAAGATTCCTGCATGGTCGATGTGGCCAAATACTTCCTGCAGTTCCTATCCGAGGAATCCTGCGGCAAATGCATCCCCTGCCGAGAAGGCATCGCCCAGATGCTGGATATTCTCAAGCGGATAACTGAGGGTAAAGGCAAGCCCGGCGACATACAGCTCCTGCTGGATATCAGCGATATGCTCGAAGCCGCTCTCTGCGCCCTGGGCACCACCGCGGCCAACCCGGTATTGACGACATTAAAATACTTCCGCAGCGAGTATGAAGAACATATCAACAACAAACATTGCCCGGCCCACGTTTGCAAGGCATTGACCACTTATTACGTCAACCCCCAGAAATGCGCCGGCTGCATGATATGCCTCAAGCAATGCCCGGTCAAAGCAATCAAAGGCGACCGCAAGATGGTCCACGTCATCGACCAGAAGACCTGCACTAAGTGCGGCACCTGCTTTGAGGTCTGTCCGGCCAAGTTCCGGGCGGTAGAAAAGATTTCACCGGTAAGCAAACTCCCAACAACACCAACCGAACCAATACCGGTTACGAAAGGATAG
- a CDS encoding 2Fe-2S iron-sulfur cluster-binding protein, which translates to MSQIKLKIDGKDITIESGKTLLEAAWAAGIKIPTLCYHEKLSPYGACRLCMVEITQRGRSKMVASCAYPVEEGLEVQTKSAKVIKIRKLLIELLLPLAKNSIQIRKLAEEYGVTATRFPRKVDACILCGLCVRYSSDVKDINQVGFAGRGVERHINWVPREDGEPLAHCEECATICPTEVYRLKELSNKKENFVSGHRLCAGCGAAVVMRQALMSIDEPVVISNATGCLYVASATYPYTSWGCNYIHSAFENASATISGIIGAYNALKRRGDPLVKDKEIKFVAIGGDGGTYDIGLQSLSGALERGHNFLYICYNNEAYMNTGIQRSGATPLGASTTTTPSGSQGYGKKEYPKDLTAIIAAHNIPYVAQTTPAHRDDLMAKVRKAISIKGPTFINVLSPCHRGWRSDMPMSLEMLRLAVDTCYWPLYEIENGNYKINYKPKEKTPIKNLLKAEGRFKHLFEPKEQTEVINQFQTTLDRGWERLVALSAKK; encoded by the coding sequence ATGAGCCAGATAAAACTCAAAATCGACGGCAAAGACATCACAATAGAATCGGGCAAAACTTTGCTCGAGGCGGCCTGGGCAGCCGGTATCAAGATACCGACCCTGTGCTACCACGAAAAGCTGTCCCCCTACGGCGCCTGCCGGCTGTGCATGGTGGAAATCACCCAACGCGGCAGGTCCAAAATGGTCGCTTCCTGCGCCTATCCGGTCGAAGAAGGGCTTGAAGTCCAGACCAAATCAGCCAAGGTCATCAAAATCAGGAAACTGCTGATAGAACTGCTCCTGCCTCTGGCCAAGAACAGCATCCAGATAAGGAAGCTGGCCGAAGAATACGGAGTGACCGCCACCAGATTCCCGCGCAAGGTCGACGCCTGCATCCTGTGCGGATTGTGCGTCAGGTATTCATCCGACGTCAAGGATATCAACCAGGTCGGCTTTGCCGGCCGCGGCGTGGAACGCCACATCAACTGGGTGCCCCGGGAAGACGGCGAACCGCTGGCCCATTGCGAAGAATGCGCTACCATCTGCCCGACAGAGGTCTACCGGCTGAAAGAATTATCCAATAAAAAAGAGAATTTCGTATCCGGGCACAGGCTCTGCGCCGGTTGCGGTGCGGCCGTAGTCATGCGCCAAGCCCTGATGTCCATCGATGAACCGGTCGTCATCTCCAACGCCACCGGATGCCTCTACGTAGCCTCAGCAACCTATCCTTACACTTCCTGGGGATGCAACTATATCCACAGCGCCTTTGAGAACGCCTCAGCCACCATCTCAGGCATAATCGGGGCTTATAACGCCCTGAAACGCCGGGGCGACCCACTGGTCAAGGACAAGGAAATCAAATTCGTGGCCATCGGCGGCGACGGCGGCACCTATGACATTGGCCTGCAGTCACTTTCCGGCGCGCTGGAACGCGGCCATAACTTCCTGTATATCTGTTACAATAACGAGGCTTATATGAATACCGGCATCCAGCGCTCGGGCGCAACTCCCCTGGGCGCTTCGACCACCACCACGCCGAGCGGCAGCCAGGGCTACGGCAAGAAGGAATACCCCAAGGACCTGACGGCCATCATAGCCGCCCATAATATTCCCTACGTCGCCCAGACCACTCCGGCCCACCGGGATGATTTGATGGCCAAAGTCAGGAAAGCCATATCAATAAAAGGACCCACTTTCATAAACGTCCTTTCGCCCTGCCATCGCGGCTGGAGGTCCGATATGCCCATGTCGCTCGAAATGCTACGCCTGGCCGTGGACACCTGCTACTGGCCGCTCTATGAAATAGAGAACGGCAACTATAAAATCAACTACAAGCCCAAGGAAAAAACGCCCATAAAGAACCTGCTTAAAGCCGAAGGCCGATTCAAGCACCTGTTCGAACCCAAAGAGCAGACCGAGGTCATAAACCAGTTCCAAACCACGCTGGACCGGGGGTGGGAAAGACTGGTGGCGTTGTCCGCCAAGAAGTAA
- a CDS encoding hemolysin family protein, translating to MYDFMSQLPLHTMLVVAIALLPLSFFFSATEIAMFTFRKSKLAMLVKQNNKGALLINRIMQKPDKLLSTILVGNNLVNIAITALATTIFLAWFGEKGLFISMAVTTFVLIEFGEITPKVLSSQYWEKFAFACARPIYLFSFLFYPFIQMFSSITRVVTYIFNIKIQYRKPMITKEEIKHIVELSSETGHLGKDEVTFLQNVLKFTDQVISDVMVPRDKIVALDANIKPEEATKFVTEKHYTRIPIYEGNLDNIVGILHTKDYFNVICYQNLIVMDDLLREPFFVSEEDKISDVLKKLQTNRVHLALVRDSHNKITGLVTIENILEEIVGDIMDEYK from the coding sequence ATGTACGATTTTATGTCTCAACTACCGCTCCATACCATGCTGGTCGTGGCCATAGCGCTCCTGCCGCTGAGCTTTTTCTTCTCGGCCACGGAAATAGCCATGTTCACCTTCCGAAAAAGCAAGCTGGCCATGCTGGTCAAACAGAACAACAAAGGCGCCCTGCTCATCAACCGGATTATGCAAAAACCGGATAAGCTCCTAAGCACCATCCTGGTGGGCAACAACCTGGTTAATATAGCCATAACCGCGCTGGCCACCACTATCTTCCTGGCCTGGTTCGGCGAAAAAGGCCTGTTCATCTCCATGGCCGTGACCACTTTTGTCCTGATAGAGTTCGGCGAAATCACGCCCAAGGTCCTGTCCAGCCAGTACTGGGAGAAATTCGCCTTTGCCTGCGCCCGGCCGATTTACCTGTTTTCTTTCCTGTTTTACCCGTTCATCCAGATGTTTTCGAGCATAACCCGGGTAGTCACTTACATATTCAACATCAAGATACAATACCGAAAACCCATGATTACCAAAGAGGAAATCAAGCACATCGTTGAATTATCCTCGGAAACCGGGCACCTCGGAAAAGATGAAGTCACCTTTCTGCAGAACGTCCTGAAATTCACCGACCAGGTAATCAGCGACGTAATGGTGCCCCGCGACAAGATAGTCGCCCTGGACGCCAATATAAAGCCCGAAGAAGCCACCAAATTCGTCACCGAGAAGCACTATACCCGCATCCCGATATATGAAGGCAACCTGGATAACATCGTCGGCATCCTGCATACCAAGGACTATTTCAACGTCATCTGCTACCAGAACCTGATTGTCATGGATGACCTGCTGCGCGAGCCGTTCTTTGTTTCCGAAGAAGACAAGATAAGCGACGTCCTGAAAAAGCTGCAAACTAACCGCGTCCACTTGGCGCTAGTCCGCGACAGTCATAATAAAATCACAGGGCTGGTCACCATAGAGAACATTCTGGAAGAAATCGTCGGGGATATAATGGACGAGTACAAGTAG